Proteins encoded within one genomic window of Companilactobacillus sp.:
- the tyrS gene encoding tyrosine--tRNA ligase, whose protein sequence is MNIIDELKWRGLVNQTSDEEGLKKLTEKEDISLYCGMDPTGDSMHIGHLLPFMTLQRFANDGNHPYIVIGGATGSIGDPSGKKAERPMQTMEQVQHNVDALSSQAHRIFPSFTMVNNYDWTAHIGILDFLRDYGKLFNVNTMLNKEIVSSRLETGISFTEFTYQILQSLDFLTLYRQHNVKLQVGGGDQWGNLTAGLDLIHKAEGQDAEVYALTIPLLLKADGTKFGKTAGGAVWLDAEKTSPYEFYQFWFNQDDKDVINLLKKFTFLSKEEIDDLAEKVKTQPEKREAQRKLAEEVTTFVHGKEALQVAQKITEVLFSGEIQELTTEEVSQAFNGVPSAEISNAEINLVDLLIAANVDKSKRQAREDIQNGAIRINGERLTDTTLNIDPKTSFDGKYIVIRRGKKKYFLAIIK, encoded by the coding sequence ATGAATATTATTGACGAACTTAAATGGCGTGGATTGGTCAATCAAACTTCTGACGAAGAAGGTTTGAAGAAACTGACTGAAAAAGAAGATATTTCGCTTTATTGTGGAATGGATCCAACTGGAGATTCCATGCACATCGGCCACTTGTTGCCATTTATGACTTTGCAAAGATTTGCTAACGATGGAAATCATCCATACATCGTTATCGGTGGAGCCACTGGTTCAATTGGTGACCCAAGTGGTAAAAAGGCTGAACGTCCTATGCAAACAATGGAACAAGTTCAACATAACGTTGATGCTTTGAGTTCACAAGCTCATCGAATTTTTCCAAGCTTTACGATGGTCAACAACTATGATTGGACAGCTCATATCGGAATTCTAGACTTCTTGAGAGATTACGGAAAGTTGTTCAACGTTAACACAATGCTGAATAAGGAAATCGTTTCAAGTCGTTTGGAAACAGGTATCTCATTTACTGAATTCACTTATCAAATTTTACAATCGCTTGATTTCTTAACTCTTTACCGTCAACACAACGTCAAGTTGCAAGTTGGTGGTGGAGACCAATGGGGTAATTTAACAGCTGGATTGGACTTGATCCACAAGGCAGAAGGTCAAGATGCTGAAGTTTATGCTCTAACAATTCCATTGTTGTTAAAAGCTGACGGAACTAAATTTGGTAAAACAGCTGGCGGTGCAGTTTGGTTGGACGCTGAAAAGACTTCGCCATATGAATTCTACCAATTCTGGTTCAACCAAGATGACAAAGACGTGATCAATCTTTTGAAGAAGTTTACGTTCTTGTCAAAAGAAGAGATTGATGATTTGGCTGAAAAAGTTAAAACTCAACCGGAAAAACGTGAAGCACAACGCAAATTAGCTGAAGAAGTAACAACTTTTGTCCACGGAAAAGAAGCATTGCAAGTTGCTCAAAAGATCACTGAAGTCTTATTCTCTGGCGAGATCCAAGAATTGACTACTGAGGAAGTTTCACAAGCCTTTAATGGTGTACCAAGTGCTGAAATTTCTAATGCTGAGATCAATTTAGTCGATCTATTGATCGCCGCAAATGTCGACAAATCAAAACGTCAAGCAAGAGAAGATATTCAAAATGGTGCCATCAGGATCAACGGTGAAAGATTGACTGATACGACATTAAATATTGATCCAAAAACATCTTTTGACGGAAAATATATCGTCATTAGACGTGGTAAGAAGAAGTACTTTTTAGCAATAATCAAATAG
- a CDS encoding aspartate carbamoyltransferase catalytic subunit codes for MKNILSMSQFSNQEVYDLIDRAIEFKEGKTSNVGMDKYAMNLFFENSTRTKSSFQVAEMNLGMREIAFEAGSSSTTKGETLYDTVKTIESIGASVAVIRHSQDEFYNQLLNRNINIPIINAGDGTGQHPSQSLLDMMTIFEHFGQFEGLKIGIIGDLTHSRVAHSNAEILTRLGAEVSFGGLDSWYTNEFAEIGPHMSVDDLCSEMDVVMLLRVQHERLSADENKNFSKEDYFQQYGLDMRRVDMMKEDAMIMHPAPVNRGVEIADDVVECDKSYIFKQMQNGVFMRMAMIEAVLQGENSTDELINQKRQIILR; via the coding sequence ATGAAAAATATACTTTCTATGTCACAATTCTCGAACCAAGAGGTTTACGATCTAATTGATCGTGCCATTGAATTTAAAGAAGGAAAGACTTCAAACGTCGGCATGGACAAATACGCCATGAACTTATTCTTTGAAAACAGCACCCGAACAAAATCAAGTTTCCAAGTTGCAGAAATGAATTTAGGAATGCGCGAAATCGCATTTGAGGCAGGATCTTCTTCAACAACTAAAGGTGAAACTTTATACGATACAGTCAAAACGATTGAAAGCATCGGTGCCAGCGTGGCAGTTATTCGTCATAGCCAAGACGAATTTTATAATCAATTGTTGAACCGAAATATCAATATCCCAATCATCAACGCCGGTGACGGTACTGGTCAGCATCCATCACAATCATTGCTTGACATGATGACGATTTTTGAACATTTTGGTCAATTTGAAGGTTTGAAAATTGGTATTATTGGTGACTTAACTCATTCTCGAGTAGCACATTCAAATGCCGAAATTTTAACCAGATTAGGTGCTGAGGTAAGCTTTGGTGGCTTAGATTCATGGTATACAAATGAATTTGCTGAAATTGGACCACACATGTCAGTTGATGACCTATGTTCCGAAATGGACGTTGTCATGTTACTTAGAGTTCAACATGAACGTTTGTCAGCTGATGAGAACAAGAATTTTTCTAAGGAAGATTACTTCCAACAATATGGACTGGACATGCGTCGAGTTGATATGATGAAAGAAGATGCCATGATCATGCACCCAGCTCCAGTAAATCGTGGAGTTGAGATTGCCGATGATGTTGTTGAATGCGACAAGTCATATATCTTCAAGCAAATGCAAAATGGTGTTTTCATGAGAATGGCAATGATCGAAGCTGTACTACAAGGAGAGAATTCTACTGATGAACTTATTAATCAAAAACGCCAAATTATTTTACGATAA
- a CDS encoding cysteine desulfurase, with the protein MDNKNNPWKKDFPILDQKVNDEGLIYLDNAATTQKPQTVINDITDFYTHDNANVHRGVHTLAERSTEQFEQAREKIQHFINAEHSDEIIYTKGTTDSLNIIARSYGEENIEEGDEIVISYLEHHSNLVPWQQLAIKKHATLKYIELDNDGFVDLDDAKKKITDKTKIVSIAHVSNVLGVINPVKEIAKLAHQHGAVMVVDGAQSVPHMPVDVQDLDCDFLAFSGHKMLGPTGIGVLYGKEELLNQMSPVDSGGEMINFVHLYETDWNDLPWKFEAGTPNVGGAIVLGHAVDYLNEIGMDKIFDYEKKLVDYVLPKLLDIDGLTVYGPHDPKKHTSVISFNLDDLHPHDLATGLDMEGVAVRAGHHCAQPLMKYLGVSATARASFYFYNTFDDADTLVKAIIATKEFFKNGTI; encoded by the coding sequence ATGGACAACAAAAATAATCCTTGGAAAAAGGATTTTCCGATCCTTGATCAAAAGGTCAACGATGAAGGTCTAATCTATCTAGATAACGCAGCCACGACGCAAAAACCTCAGACAGTTATCAACGATATTACGGATTTTTATACTCACGACAATGCCAATGTTCATCGTGGAGTTCACACGTTAGCTGAACGTTCGACTGAGCAATTTGAACAAGCTCGTGAAAAAATTCAACATTTTATCAATGCTGAACATAGCGATGAAATAATTTATACCAAGGGTACGACTGACTCTTTAAATATTATTGCCAGAAGTTACGGTGAAGAAAATATTGAAGAAGGCGATGAGATCGTCATCTCATATTTGGAGCATCACAGTAATCTTGTGCCTTGGCAACAATTAGCAATCAAAAAACATGCAACCTTAAAATACATCGAATTGGATAACGATGGTTTCGTTGATCTTGACGATGCCAAGAAAAAAATCACTGATAAAACCAAGATTGTCTCAATTGCCCATGTTTCCAATGTTTTGGGTGTGATCAATCCAGTTAAGGAAATAGCCAAACTAGCTCATCAGCATGGAGCGGTGATGGTAGTTGATGGTGCCCAGTCGGTACCACACATGCCTGTTGACGTTCAAGATCTTGATTGTGACTTTTTAGCTTTTTCAGGACATAAGATGCTTGGTCCAACTGGAATTGGCGTCTTATACGGTAAGGAAGAACTATTGAATCAAATGTCTCCAGTCGATTCTGGTGGCGAAATGATCAATTTTGTCCATTTGTACGAAACTGATTGGAATGATCTCCCTTGGAAATTTGAAGCTGGAACTCCAAATGTTGGAGGAGCAATCGTGTTGGGACATGCAGTGGACTACTTGAATGAGATCGGCATGGACAAGATCTTTGATTATGAGAAAAAATTAGTTGATTACGTCCTACCCAAGTTGTTGGACATTGATGGATTGACGGTCTACGGACCACATGATCCCAAAAAGCATACTAGCGTTATCTCATTTAATCTTGATGATTTGCATCCACACGACTTGGCTACTGGACTAGATATGGAAGGCGTTGCTGTTAGAGCTGGACATCACTGTGCACAGCCATTGATGAAATACTTGGGCGTGTCAGCAACTGCACGAGCAAGTTTTTATTTTTACAATACATTTGACGATGCCGATACATTAGTTAAAGCAATTATTGCAACAAAGGAGTTCTTCAAAAATGGCACTATCTAA
- the sufB gene encoding Fe-S cluster assembly protein SufB, with protein sequence MPETENTKNNEEAVSSVEALNLDKDYDFGFHDDVKPVFSTGRGLTEDVVRQISKEKGEPKWMLDFRLKCYETYKRMPMPDFGPDLSGLDLKNMLYYQKPTDKTYRDWEDVPTEIKDTFDRLGVPEAERKYLAGSSAQYESEVVYHNMKNEFDKLGIIFTDTDSALKEYPELFKKWFGKLVHPNDNKFAALNGAVWSGGSFIYVPKGVKLDIPIQSYFRLNAENTGQFERTLIIADEGSSVNYVEGCTAPNYSSDSLHAAVVEVYAQKDAYVRYTTIQNWSNNVYSLETKRAQAMENATMEWVDGNLGSKITMKYPSVYLDGEGARGTMLSIAVAGHNVDQDAGARMIHNAKNTSSSIVSKSISKDGGAVDYRGTVRFGRNSDGSKAHVECDTIIMDEESSSDTIPYNQILNGNVSMEHEAKVSKVSEEQLYYLMSRGLSEAKATEMIIMGFVEPFTKELPMEYAVELNRLISYEMEGTVG encoded by the coding sequence ATGCCAGAAACAGAAAATACTAAGAATAATGAAGAAGCTGTATCGTCTGTTGAAGCCCTCAATCTAGATAAAGATTACGATTTTGGATTTCACGACGATGTTAAGCCTGTATTCTCAACTGGCCGTGGATTAACGGAAGACGTTGTTCGCCAGATCTCCAAAGAAAAGGGCGAGCCTAAGTGGATGTTGGATTTTCGTTTGAAATGCTACGAAACTTATAAACGGATGCCAATGCCTGACTTTGGACCAGACCTTTCAGGCCTTGATCTTAAAAATATGCTCTATTATCAAAAGCCAACTGACAAAACTTACCGTGATTGGGAAGATGTTCCAACTGAGATCAAAGATACATTTGACCGTTTAGGCGTTCCTGAAGCTGAACGTAAATATTTAGCAGGTTCATCTGCTCAATATGAGTCAGAAGTGGTTTACCACAATATGAAAAATGAGTTCGATAAGTTAGGAATTATTTTTACTGACACTGATTCAGCTCTAAAAGAATATCCAGAGCTATTCAAAAAATGGTTCGGAAAACTTGTTCATCCAAATGACAATAAATTTGCGGCGTTGAATGGAGCCGTTTGGTCTGGTGGATCATTTATCTATGTGCCAAAGGGTGTCAAATTGGATATTCCAATTCAGTCCTACTTTAGATTAAATGCTGAAAATACCGGTCAATTTGAACGGACCTTGATTATTGCCGACGAGGGCTCAAGCGTAAATTATGTTGAGGGATGTACTGCACCTAATTACTCGTCAGATAGTTTGCACGCCGCTGTAGTTGAGGTATATGCTCAAAAAGACGCATACGTTCGCTATACAACGATTCAAAACTGGTCGAATAATGTTTACAGTCTTGAGACAAAACGTGCTCAGGCAATGGAAAATGCCACAATGGAGTGGGTCGATGGAAACTTGGGTTCAAAGATCACCATGAAATACCCATCAGTTTATCTTGATGGCGAAGGTGCTCGTGGAACAATGCTGTCAATTGCCGTTGCTGGACATAACGTTGATCAGGATGCTGGAGCCAGAATGATCCACAATGCCAAAAATACTTCTTCGTCAATTGTTTCAAAATCGATCTCAAAAGACGGTGGAGCAGTTGATTATCGTGGAACAGTCAGATTTGGCAGAAATTCTGATGGTTCAAAAGCCCATGTTGAGTGCGATACGATCATCATGGATGAAGAATCTAGTTCAGATACGATTCCTTATAACCAAATTTTGAATGGTAATGTTTCGATGGAGCATGAAGCGAAAGTTTCAAAAGTTTCTGAAGAGCAACTTTACTATCTGATGAGCCGTGGTTTAAGCGAAGCCAAGGCAACAGAAATGATCATCATGGGATTCGTGGAACCATTTACTAAAGAATTACCAATGGAATACGCAGTTGAATTAAACCGTCTGATCTCCTACGAGATGGAAGGAACAGTTGGATAA
- the pyrF gene encoding orotidine-5'-phosphate decarboxylase, with protein MDKPVIVALDFADDFECIQFLSQFPKDTDLFLKIGLEMFCQFGYPFVRSLRNRGYKIFLDLKLHDIPNTVRRTCEMIAKWDVQMLTVHASGGSEMIAAAKEGLSSSNTKLLAVTQLTSLGQTELKDELQIPLKSQDYVTHLASLAFNNGADGVISSALEVPMIKEATSPDFLCVTPGIRPKSAQIGDQKRVATPAQARELGSDAIVVGRPITQASDGFFAYKDIYQEWK; from the coding sequence ATGGATAAACCAGTGATAGTTGCTTTAGATTTTGCAGATGATTTTGAATGTATTCAGTTCCTAAGCCAATTTCCAAAAGATACTGATTTATTTTTAAAAATTGGATTAGAGATGTTTTGTCAATTTGGATACCCATTTGTGAGAAGTTTAAGAAATCGTGGCTACAAGATTTTCTTAGATTTGAAATTGCATGATATTCCTAACACAGTTAGACGAACTTGCGAGATGATTGCTAAATGGGATGTTCAAATGCTGACGGTGCATGCCAGTGGTGGTTCAGAAATGATTGCTGCTGCTAAAGAAGGTCTATCTTCTAGCAACACTAAGTTATTAGCAGTTACTCAATTGACTTCTCTTGGCCAAACTGAACTTAAAGATGAATTGCAAATACCTTTAAAATCTCAAGACTATGTAACTCACTTGGCAAGTCTGGCCTTCAATAATGGCGCCGATGGGGTGATCTCATCAGCACTGGAAGTCCCTATGATCAAAGAAGCAACTAGCCCAGACTTTCTCTGCGTGACTCCAGGTATTCGACCTAAGTCCGCTCAGATCGGTGATCAAAAACGTGTTGCAACGCCTGCTCAAGCTCGTGAATTAGGCAGTGATGCAATTGTTGTTGGACGTCCGATCACACAGGCTTCAGACGGATTTTTCGCATATAAAGACATATATCAGGAGTGGAAATAA
- the sufU gene encoding Fe-S cluster assembly sulfur transfer protein SufU, with protein MALSKMDNLYRQVILDHSAHPHHHGELNDSTNEIELKNPTCGDVLQLDVKVDDGKITDIAFSGYGCTISQASASMMTDAVMNKDVETAENMVEDFSNMILGEDTDTDILDDAAVLKGVSQFPARIKCATLAWKALHKALNEK; from the coding sequence ATGGCACTATCTAAAATGGATAATTTATATCGTCAAGTCATTTTGGACCATTCTGCACATCCGCACCATCACGGAGAATTAAATGATTCAACCAATGAAATTGAATTAAAAAATCCGACTTGCGGAGACGTTCTGCAATTAGACGTCAAAGTAGACGATGGTAAAATTACTGATATTGCCTTCAGTGGCTACGGATGCACGATCAGTCAAGCATCAGCCAGCATGATGACTGATGCGGTCATGAATAAAGATGTTGAAACTGCAGAAAATATGGTCGAAGATTTTTCAAATATGATCTTAGGCGAAGATACTGATACAGATATTTTAGATGATGCGGCAGTCCTAAAGGGCGTTTCACAATTTCCTGCCCGCATCAAATGCGCAACACTAGCCTGGAAAGCGCTGCATAAAGCACTTAATGAAAAATAA
- a CDS encoding dihydroorotase, with translation MNLLIKNAKLFYDNKISDADLLVKDGKFERVQAHLEPGNAEVIDADHNLVAPGLVDVHVHFREPGQTHKETIETGSKASAHGGFTTVGAMPNVVPVPDTPEKFQKQLELNHQNSVINTLQYAPVTKDEVSTELSPIEELDKLGAMAFSNDGHGIDNAQTMYSAMERIAALNSTLAAHVEDQSLFDHGVINQGKTATRLGLPAIKQAAETSQLARDLLLAKDTGVHYHVCHISTADSVSLVRLAKDAGINVTAEVSPHHLLLSDSDIVTDDANFKMNPPLRSEFDRAALVAGLQDGTIDMIATDHAPHAKDEKNQGFLKSAFGITGIETSFPLMYTNLVEQGIMTLEGLLQVMAVKPAKIFGLQDAGQILFNKPADFTIIDLDQQYEIAENDFISKGVNSPFIGDLVSGKVLKTFVNGKQVY, from the coding sequence ATGAACTTATTAATCAAAAACGCCAAATTATTTTACGATAATAAAATTTCTGATGCCGATTTGTTGGTAAAGGATGGCAAATTTGAACGAGTGCAGGCACATCTTGAACCGGGAAACGCCGAAGTGATCGATGCAGACCACAATTTAGTTGCACCTGGATTAGTCGATGTCCACGTACATTTTCGTGAACCGGGACAAACTCATAAGGAAACAATTGAAACTGGTTCAAAAGCTTCTGCTCACGGTGGATTTACGACTGTAGGAGCAATGCCAAATGTTGTGCCTGTACCAGATACTCCGGAAAAGTTTCAAAAGCAATTAGAATTAAATCATCAAAATTCAGTAATCAATACGTTGCAGTATGCACCTGTGACTAAAGACGAAGTTTCCACTGAATTAAGTCCGATTGAAGAATTGGATAAATTAGGAGCGATGGCTTTTTCAAACGATGGTCATGGAATCGATAACGCTCAAACAATGTATTCAGCGATGGAAAGAATTGCTGCACTAAATTCAACCTTAGCTGCACACGTGGAAGATCAAAGTTTGTTTGATCACGGTGTCATCAACCAAGGTAAAACTGCAACACGTCTTGGTTTACCAGCAATCAAACAAGCTGCTGAAACTTCACAATTGGCACGTGACCTGCTTTTAGCAAAAGATACTGGAGTTCACTATCATGTTTGTCACATTTCAACAGCAGATAGTGTCAGTTTAGTGAGACTTGCCAAAGATGCGGGTATTAACGTTACCGCAGAAGTTAGTCCTCATCACTTGCTTTTAAGCGATTCAGATATCGTTACAGACGATGCTAACTTTAAAATGAATCCTCCGCTAAGAAGCGAGTTTGACCGTGCTGCTTTAGTCGCCGGTCTCCAAGACGGAACAATCGACATGATTGCAACCGATCATGCACCACATGCTAAAGATGAAAAGAATCAAGGCTTTTTAAAAAGCGCGTTTGGTATTACGGGGATCGAAACGTCGTTCCCACTAATGTATACCAACTTGGTTGAACAGGGTATCATGACTTTAGAAGGATTATTGCAAGTTATGGCTGTAAAACCAGCTAAGATCTTTGGATTGCAAGATGCTGGACAGATCTTGTTCAACAAACCGGCAGATTTTACAATTATTGATCTTGACCAACAGTATGAAATTGCTGAAAATGACTTCATTTCCAAAGGTGTCAACAGTCCTTTCATCGGAGATCTCGTATCAGGTAAAGTACTAAAGACGTTCGTTAATGGAAAACAAGTTTATTAA
- a CDS encoding nucleoside phosphorylase, whose translation MLIDDFDDQSPEILHPDQRNQPIANFPKIIVAPFYGTLMQKFAIDNGLQTIGISQSLNGANYVYKYQLGDLTIGMIMAPVGAPQCISTFEDLRIMGASKFITFGTCGVLDNTIGFGKIAIPTRAVRDEGTSYHYQPASPEISMSDPTKVLIERALSNQSIPYIEGKTWTTDAIYRETKNTFLSRKQAGCSFVDMEASAILAWAKFRQINAYPFFTTADNLDSKMWQVRSDYRDEIPIAMKAAFAIAKEVAKTK comes from the coding sequence ATGCTTATCGATGATTTTGACGACCAAAGTCCAGAAATTTTACATCCTGATCAACGTAACCAACCAATCGCAAATTTTCCAAAAATAATTGTTGCCCCTTTTTACGGAACATTAATGCAAAAATTTGCCATCGACAACGGTTTGCAAACGATTGGAATATCCCAATCTCTAAATGGTGCTAATTATGTTTATAAATATCAATTGGGAGATTTAACCATCGGGATGATCATGGCGCCTGTTGGAGCGCCACAATGTATTTCCACGTTTGAAGACCTACGGATCATGGGCGCTTCAAAGTTCATTACTTTTGGGACTTGTGGAGTTTTAGACAACACGATTGGATTTGGCAAAATCGCTATCCCTACTAGAGCTGTTCGTGATGAAGGGACCTCATATCATTATCAACCGGCTAGTCCAGAAATATCAATGTCTGATCCGACTAAAGTCTTGATCGAGCGCGCCTTGTCCAACCAAAGCATCCCCTACATTGAAGGCAAAACCTGGACAACAGATGCAATTTATCGCGAGACCAAAAATACCTTTCTAAGTAGAAAACAAGCTGGCTGTTCCTTTGTCGATATGGAGGCTTCAGCAATCCTTGCTTGGGCAAAATTCCGTCAGATCAATGCCTATCCATTTTTTACGACTGCGGATAACTTGGATTCAAAAATGTGGCAAGTACGTTCTGATTATCGTGATGAGATCCCAATTGCGATGAAAGCTGCCTTTGCCATCGCCAAAGAAGTTGCGAAAACAAAATAA
- the sufD gene encoding Fe-S cluster assembly protein SufD gives MRPSIKENFVDDTIAFSKSHNEPLWFQKMREEALNHSDELKLPVYEKINYRSWRLDHPKAPFQTPSNDNQYDLPETKNLLVQNGDQTLVSKLDQKLIDQGVIFTDIWTALKDYPELVQKYLLSTALKPTENKLISLNLALMNGGSFLYVPKNVQVKDSIQAIYLQDNHEQKDFVHHVLVVADEGSEVTYLENFLSQGTDAENIANVVVEVVAEDNSHVHFSALDQFGENVSTYLNRHGYVGNNAELDWAIGFMNDGKVVGDFGTDLRGEGSHTEAKVVAITTGEQVTGIDTKVTNYGKHSIGHILQHGVILQSSTLTFNGVGHIVKGARGSDAQQESRVLMLSRTARGDADPILLIDENDVTAGHAASVGRVNEDQMYYLMSRGIDEETAQRLVIRGFLSSVITEIPEKEVRVRLTDMIERKLINGQQK, from the coding sequence ATGCGACCAAGTATAAAAGAAAATTTTGTCGATGATACGATTGCTTTTTCAAAAAGCCATAATGAACCCCTTTGGTTTCAAAAGATGCGTGAAGAAGCTTTAAATCATTCTGATGAATTGAAACTACCTGTCTATGAAAAGATCAATTATCGTTCATGGCGTTTGGATCATCCTAAGGCTCCGTTTCAAACACCTTCAAACGATAACCAATATGATTTGCCAGAGACTAAGAATTTATTAGTTCAAAATGGCGACCAAACCTTAGTTTCAAAACTTGATCAAAAGCTCATTGACCAAGGCGTGATCTTTACTGATATTTGGACAGCTTTAAAAGACTATCCAGAGTTAGTTCAGAAGTACCTATTGTCGACAGCTTTGAAGCCAACTGAAAATAAACTGATCTCATTAAACCTAGCTTTGATGAACGGTGGTTCTTTCTTGTACGTTCCTAAGAATGTCCAAGTCAAAGATTCTATTCAGGCCATTTACTTGCAAGACAACCATGAGCAAAAAGATTTTGTCCATCATGTTTTAGTAGTTGCTGATGAGGGTAGTGAAGTTACCTATCTAGAAAACTTTTTGAGTCAAGGAACTGATGCTGAAAACATTGCAAATGTTGTCGTTGAGGTCGTTGCCGAAGATAATTCACACGTCCATTTTTCTGCTTTGGACCAATTCGGCGAAAATGTTTCGACTTACCTCAATCGTCATGGTTATGTCGGCAATAATGCTGAATTAGACTGGGCCATTGGCTTTATGAACGATGGTAAAGTTGTTGGCGACTTCGGGACTGATTTACGTGGAGAAGGTTCACACACGGAAGCCAAAGTTGTGGCTATTACTACCGGCGAACAAGTTACTGGAATCGATACTAAGGTAACTAACTACGGTAAGCATTCGATTGGGCACATTTTGCAGCACGGGGTCATCTTGCAATCATCAACATTGACCTTTAATGGTGTTGGTCACATTGTCAAAGGTGCTCGTGGATCTGATGCACAGCAAGAAAGCCGTGTCTTGATGCTATCTAGAACTGCTCGTGGCGATGCTGATCCAATCCTTTTGATCGATGAAAATGATGTCACAGCTGGACATGCTGCTAGTGTCGGACGCGTCAATGAAGATCAAATGTATTACTTAATGAGTCGTGGTATTGATGAGGAGACTGCTCAGAGATTGGTAATTCGTGGATTCTTGAGTTCAGTGATCACCGAGATCCCTGAAAAAGAAGTCCGAGTTCGTCTGACTGATATGATCGAGAGGAAACTGATCAATGGACAACAAAAATAA
- the nhaC gene encoding Na+/H+ antiporter NhaC yields the protein MKKESRLTFWESLIIMLVMFGLLGTMMIKLKMTPQIPILLTFTLLLFYGKFRGFSWNELQQGIIDGVKPGIIPMIIFIMIGVLVAAWLMSGVIPTIMVYGLELLNARFFLFTVFVSCCLVGVIVGSSFTTISTLGIVFMGIGHVMDINVALTAGSIVSGALFGNNMSPLSGTTNLSTGIAGVDNVFDHIKTISHTALPSAIIAAIIFLVAGHTGANPNMSSVHHIINALQSNFFVSPWMLIPIAVLIICAVMQVPAIPTLLSGSIVAIVMHIFIDHPSFSTISNQIMLGYKLNSPDKKINAIVSGGGVSSMLDSISLILVALTLGGVLLKLGVVDNLIGKLKEQVNTPGKLILTSIISAIGVNFLVGEQYISIILPGTTFRKNFEEQHINPEYLSRVLATGGADINALVPWGVSGIFISGILGVSPLVFIPFAFYVWLNPLLTVIFGFVFGKNYKTDSLASRNAVENVAKELD from the coding sequence ATGAAAAAAGAAAGTCGATTAACATTTTGGGAAAGTTTAATAATCATGCTTGTGATGTTTGGACTTTTGGGAACTATGATGATCAAATTAAAAATGACGCCGCAGATCCCGATCCTTCTAACATTTACTTTGTTGCTGTTTTATGGAAAATTTCGTGGATTCTCGTGGAATGAACTCCAGCAGGGAATTATCGATGGTGTCAAACCAGGTATAATTCCGATGATCATTTTTATCATGATTGGCGTCTTGGTAGCTGCCTGGTTAATGTCAGGAGTGATCCCAACGATCATGGTTTATGGACTTGAATTGTTAAATGCACGTTTCTTTTTATTCACTGTCTTCGTCAGTTGCTGTTTAGTTGGTGTGATCGTAGGTTCATCATTTACAACTATCAGTACCTTAGGAATCGTATTTATGGGTATTGGCCATGTGATGGATATTAATGTGGCTCTGACGGCTGGTTCAATTGTTTCTGGTGCATTATTCGGTAACAATATGTCGCCGCTTTCTGGAACGACTAACTTATCAACTGGTATTGCAGGGGTCGATAATGTTTTTGACCATATCAAGACGATCTCTCATACAGCCTTGCCATCAGCAATCATTGCTGCAATTATCTTTTTGGTTGCTGGTCATACTGGAGCAAATCCCAACATGAGCTCAGTTCATCATATTATCAATGCATTGCAGAGCAATTTTTTTGTATCGCCATGGATGTTGATTCCAATCGCTGTGTTGATCATATGTGCTGTGATGCAAGTTCCAGCTATTCCAACGCTTCTATCAGGTTCGATCGTGGCAATCGTCATGCATATTTTTATTGATCATCCTAGCTTTTCAACTATTAGTAATCAGATCATGCTTGGATACAAACTCAATTCACCTGATAAAAAAATCAACGCCATTGTTTCTGGTGGCGGAGTATCTAGCATGTTAGATAGTATTTCCTTGATTTTAGTTGCCTTAACTTTGGGTGGAGTTCTCTTAAAACTAGGCGTTGTCGATAATTTGATCGGTAAACTCAAAGAACAAGTTAATACGCCAGGTAAGTTGATCTTAACTTCGATTATTTCCGCCATCGGCGTTAACTTCTTAGTTGGTGAACAATACATCTCTATCATTCTTCCTGGTACGACCTTTAGAAAGAACTTTGAAGAACAACATATTAATCCAGAATACTTATCAAGAGTTTTAGCCACTGGTGGTGCCGATATTAATGCATTAGTCCCATGGGGCGTCAGCGGAATCTTTATTTCAGGAATCCTTGGCGTAAGTCCATTGGTATTTATTCCATTTGCATTTTATGTTTGGTTGAATCCATTACTAACCGTGATCTTCGGTTTCGTATTTGGTAAAAACTACAAGACAGACAGTTTGGCTTCCAGAAATGCTGTCGAAAATGTAGCAAAAGAACTTGACTAA